The following is a genomic window from uncultured Draconibacterium sp..
GGGGAAGAAACCCATATTACCAAAATACTTTTCATTCATTGATTGGGATTCACCAGCAGTTAAACTGAGTTATGATTACGGCAACTGAAGGCATTGTTTTGCACACAATTAAATATGGAGAGAGCAGTGTTATTACCACTGTTTTTACCAAAGAATTTGGCCGGCAAAGCTACCTGATAAATGCTGCCCGAAGCCGGAAATCGAGAAATAAAGCCGGTTTGCTGCAGCCCTTGTTTATGGTTGAATTGGAAGCCTACCAAAAGCAGTCGCGCGACCTTCAACGAATAAGGGCGATGAAAAGCCTGACCACGTACCAGGAAATTCCTTTTGATATTGTAAAATCAACGCAGGCTATTTTTCTTGCCGAGGTGCTTTATAAAACTATCAGTGAGCAGGAAAGTTACCCCGAACTGTTTGAGTTTATAAAAAACGCTTTGCTATATCTTGATCTGATGGAGGAGGGCAAAACAAATTTTCATTTGTATTTTCTGTTTCATTTAACCGAATACCTTGGTTTTATGCCTAATACCACACAAACCGGTTTTGAGGGGTGGCTCGACTTGCAAAAGGGTGCTGTTGTACCTTTCGAACCTTCGCACCCGATGTTCGTCAACAAAGAGGCAACGGCAATTTTAGTAAAACTGGCTTTACTGAAAATTAACGAACTGGATAGTTTGAAATTAAAACGCAGCATGCGCGATACGCTACTTAAAAAGTTAGTTGACTATTACCGCCTGCATTTTGATACGCTGGGTGAAATAAAATCGCTAAAAGTGCTTCAGGAAGTTTTTTCCTGATCATCCTTCACAATCACGACTTCGTAGGTATAAAGATCGGTGGTTTTCCATCCGTTCCAGCCAATTCCGGCTTTGTTCTTCGTGTATCTTCCCATAAACTCTTCTTTGCTTCAGTCCGTTTTTTATTGAATATCATAATGTCTTTTCAGCTAAAAGGTCGTAATTCTATTACGCAACTCAATAAAATTGGTTTGTCGATCTGTTTGTGAAGAAACATTTAAATAGCATTTGTTTTTGCGGGTAGTGATTTTTTAGGTAAATCAGATAACGTAAATTTACGTGAATACTAAAGCTGAATGGAATTAAACAAGGTACATAGCGTTATTGATGTGCTGGCTGAAGCCGGAAGAACGATTATTGAAGTGTATGAAAGTAACGACTTTGATGAACAGCGAAAATCGGATAATACGGCCGTTACCCGTGCCGACAAAGCATCGAGTAAGATTATAAACGCAGGCCTTGCAGAAATTTTCCCGGATATCCCCGTTTTAGATGAAGAAACAAACTTCCCGGAATACGATATTCGTAAAACCTGGGAGAATTACTTTCTGGTTGATCCGCTGGATGGCACCAAAGAGTTTATTAAACGAAACGGCGAATTCTGCATCAATATAGCGTTGATTAACAAAACAGCCCCGATAAATGGATGGATTTACGAACCCTTGAAAGAAAAAGGCTGGTATTGCAGTAAAGGCGAAGGGATTTATGAGTTCGACAGCAAAGGAAATTTCAAAGAAATGCAAAGGCCGGAGCCATACACCGGAAAAATAAGAGTGGCAACCAGTCGTTCGTTTTTTAAGCCCCGCGAAGCCGAACTGATTGATAAAATGAAAAGCACCTTTGAGCTGGAGATATTACACTGCGGCAGTTCAAAAAAACAAATCGAAATAATAAAAGGAAGCGCCGATATGTATCTTAAAGCAGGCCCTTGTTCTGAATGGGATACTGCACCCGGGCAGTTGATGGTGGAAGAATTTGGCGGAACTGTTTTTCGTCAGGATACCTTTGAAACCATGGCTTACAACAAAGCCGATCTTATAAATCCACATTTTGTAATGCTCAACGAAAGGCTTAATACTCCGGAGTTTGTTGCTTTTATGCAGCAAATAATTCAGGAGTAGTTCGCTCATTCCGCTTTTCTTTCTTATAATTAAAACCTAACTTGTTTGGGAAGAACGGGACTTTCCTCTTTGTATAAATCAAAAACAAATAGAAATGAAACGTACATTTATTTTATTGGCAGTGGTAGTAGCTGCAGCACTCCTTTTTGCCGGATGTGCAACACAATCTTTCGAGAATATTGGCGATCCTCCGGGATTTATAAAAGGTGTTTTTCACGGTTTTATTTTACTGTTTAGTTTTATAGCCAGTCTTTTTACTGATTACGAAATTTATGCTTTCCCCAATGCAGGAGGTTGGTATAATTTTGGTTTCCTGATTGGCGTGATGCTATTCTTTGGCGGTGGTGGTGCCGGAGCCAAATGTAAAAAATAGACTTCCCGAAAATAATTTTTATAGTTGCGAACAACATGCTGTGCAAAACTTGCGTTTCTTTACAAAAACGTACGAAGGTGTAATGTGTATCTTCGTGGTGAGTTTAAAACAGAAAACAGAATTAAAATTTTTAACGGATGAATAGAATAGTTGTTCTTTTAGCGATTCTTGCAATTACTGCATCTTCATGTAAAATTTTTCAAAAATCGTCGGGTCAGGCTGAGTCAGCCTATACCACCGACACCACAACACCAACAAAAGTGTTTACCGTACCGGGTAGCGAAACGAATACGCAGCCAACTGCTGTAACAAAATCCGAACCGGTGGCCGACGAAAAACCAATTGCAATGCGTAAGGAGCAGGTTTCGTTTACCAGCGAAACCGATCAGACGGCAAATGCCGGAAACACTTTCTTTGTGATTTTGGGCTCGTTTGGTCAGTTAGACAACGCAAAAAATTACCGTACAACGCTTATCGATGAAGGTTTTACACCTATCATTTTGCACAGCGAAACCGGTTATTACCGTGTTTGTGTTAATTCGTACAAGAGCGAAACCGAAGCGCGTGGAAGAGTAGCACAGGTGCGTAATGCTTTCCCTAAATACGCTGATGTTTGGCTTTTAATTAAAGAATAGAAAATATTTCAAATTGATTTGAGGACGCCGCTTTATGCGGCGTTTTTTGTTGGGTAAGTATGGCCTTCGTCAGGAAGAGTATGAATGTAAAAATATATCTGCCTTCATACAACGATCGAATTCTTTCTAAAAAGAATTTAATCTTTAAAAATTCTTAAAATCAACAACAAAGGGCTTCCTGATGTTATATTTTCAGAATTTATCGGAAATCAGTATTACATTTGTAATCGTTTCAAAAAACGAATACCCATTCTAGAAAGGAAACATATATGTGTAAAGACGAAAAGCAGAAGTTACTTGATCAACGCTATCTGAAAATGGCTGATATATGGGCGCAGAACTCGTACTGTAAACGCCGTCAGGTAGGTGCATTAATTGTAAAGGATAAAATGATAATTTCTGACGGATACAACGGTACCCCGGCAGGATTCGAAAATATTTGCGAAGACGAAGACAATAAAACAAAACCTTACGTACTGCACGCCGAGGCAAATGCTATAACCAAGGTAGCCAAATCGGGAAATAGCAGTGATGGTGCCACTTTGTACGTCACTTCTTCGCCTTGTTTAGAGTGTTCTAAACTGATTATTCAGGCAGGAATTAAACGTGTGGTGTTTACCGAGAGTTACCGTCTGGAAGATGGAATAAACCTGTTAAAACGTGCTGATATTGAAGTAAAGCAGGTTGATATTTAAACGGGAGAAACAGCCCGTGAAAGACAATTAAAATAAGGCCAGGCTTTGTTATCAGCAATACTCTGGCCATTGAAGAAAGCCTATGAACAAGAAAACAACAATAGTTTTACCTGTATTGATTGCCATTGCCGTGGCAGCAGGAATTCTGATCGGAAATGTAATGAGCCGCAATGCCACGCCCGCGTATCGTGGCGTAGGATTTTCGCAACCCAATAAAATGTCTGCTATTCTCGACCTGGTTAACAGAGGTTATGTAGACAGTGTAGATACCCACGAAATTATTGAAAATACGATTCCTGAGATACTGGAAAATCTCGATCCGCATACCACTTACATTCCTGCCCGCGACATGAACGAAGTGCAGGAGGAAATGAGCGGTAACTTTTCAGGTATTG
Proteins encoded in this region:
- the recO gene encoding DNA repair protein RecO, whose amino-acid sequence is MITATEGIVLHTIKYGESSVITTVFTKEFGRQSYLINAARSRKSRNKAGLLQPLFMVELEAYQKQSRDLQRIRAMKSLTTYQEIPFDIVKSTQAIFLAEVLYKTISEQESYPELFEFIKNALLYLDLMEEGKTNFHLYFLFHLTEYLGFMPNTTQTGFEGWLDLQKGAVVPFEPSHPMFVNKEATAILVKLALLKINELDSLKLKRSMRDTLLKKLVDYYRLHFDTLGEIKSLKVLQEVFS
- a CDS encoding 3'(2'),5'-bisphosphate nucleotidase CysQ; this encodes MELNKVHSVIDVLAEAGRTIIEVYESNDFDEQRKSDNTAVTRADKASSKIINAGLAEIFPDIPVLDEETNFPEYDIRKTWENYFLVDPLDGTKEFIKRNGEFCINIALINKTAPINGWIYEPLKEKGWYCSKGEGIYEFDSKGNFKEMQRPEPYTGKIRVATSRSFFKPREAELIDKMKSTFELEILHCGSSKKQIEIIKGSADMYLKAGPCSEWDTAPGQLMVEEFGGTVFRQDTFETMAYNKADLINPHFVMLNERLNTPEFVAFMQQIIQE
- a CDS encoding SPOR domain-containing protein encodes the protein MNRIVVLLAILAITASSCKIFQKSSGQAESAYTTDTTTPTKVFTVPGSETNTQPTAVTKSEPVADEKPIAMRKEQVSFTSETDQTANAGNTFFVILGSFGQLDNAKNYRTTLIDEGFTPIILHSETGYYRVCVNSYKSETEARGRVAQVRNAFPKYADVWLLIKE
- a CDS encoding dCMP deaminase family protein, whose product is MCKDEKQKLLDQRYLKMADIWAQNSYCKRRQVGALIVKDKMIISDGYNGTPAGFENICEDEDNKTKPYVLHAEANAITKVAKSGNSSDGATLYVTSSPCLECSKLIIQAGIKRVVFTESYRLEDGINLLKRADIEVKQVDI